DNA sequence from the Candidatus Eisenbacteria bacterium genome:
CACGCTGGGAATCGCTCAACAAGTGATGAGCGCGCCGCTCGAAGTGGCGCGGCACCGGCCCGACGTGCTGCGGGCGTTCGGCGCGATCGGCGAGACCCCGCTGTTGTTCGCGCGCCTCGGGCATGCACGCCCGCCGGACGCGTCGGTGCGACGCGCGGTGAACCTGGTGGCGACGTTTCGCAACTCGTGACACGTCAGGGCGCGAACGCTTCGCTGACCCGCTCGACGCGTCGATCCACACACGGGCGGCGGATGCGATAGCGAACGGTTCGTGTATTCGGGCCCGACTCGTCCAGCCATGAGCATTCGAGCGCGCCTTCCGACCGACCGCGCGCGACCTCGACGAACGACCCGTCGCCGAGCGATCGTTCGACGATCCACGGCAAGCCCGCCTGAGGCGGTTCGAAGCGCCATCGCGCCTCGACGCCGTGACGAGTCGTCAGCGCCCGCGCGCCGGCGACCGCGTGGGATGGGTAGGAGTGACTGACGAGCGACCGGCGCTGTTCCACGCTCCACCACCCGACCCACACGTTGCCGTCGCGATCGCACACGGCCGAGGGAATGAAACCACCGCGGCTGCCCGGCAGCTCCTCCGCAATCGCGCCGGGATCACCGCCGCCGAACGCCACGCTCAACACGTCGTCTTTCGTGGCGCCGTGACCACGGTCTCCCCACACCAGCACCGGCGCGCCGGACGCCCCGCCGGCGATCGCGCCCCACGACGCCCAGAAGGTTTCACCCTCGCCATGGCGTGCCACCAGACTGTCGACGCGCGTCCACACTCCCGCACGGAATTGGTCCAGGTGCACCTGTGACTTCTCGGACCACATCAGCCACAACGATCCGTCCGCCGCCGCGCGCAGGCGCGGATGGCTGGCTTTCCATGGGACGGGGTCGAGCGACTGCTCGCGTCCCCAGCCCGAATCCGACAGGACGATCGCGACCAGTCCCGACTCGCCCGCGTACACCACCAGCGCGGAATCTCGACCGAGTGCGGCGATCGAGCAGGTGTACTCGTTGCGTCCGATCGCGGCGAACCACCGCCACGTTCCGGTACCCGTGCGCGTCGCTGCGCGAACTCGAAAGTCCGAACCTCGCGGATACTCCTGTTCGGAACGGACGATCCAGCGTCGCTCACCGACCGCGGCGGCGGCGAGTCCCGACGTCTGTTCGATCGCGGGTCCGATGCACGTGATCGACTCGGCCGCGTCGAGCGTCGCGTGCATCAACCATCCGAGCGCCCCGGAAGTGCTGTCGGGCGCGATCCACACGACTCCGCGCCCGCGCTCTCGATCGAGCACGATCGCCGGCTCGATCTCACTCGCGGGGCCGAGCCGCGAGACGCGTACCCATCGATCGTCCCGCCACGTCAGCCGCACCAGCACGGGGGCGGAGGCCGAGTCCGCAAGTTCATAGACGAACGCAGTCGGGAGACCCGCCGAGTCGACCGCCAGCACCGGCAATCCGAATGCGCCTGGAACCGAACGCGCGATCGGATCGGGTTCGGACCATCGGTGGTCCGGCGGACTTCCGAACGCACGAAGCGGCAGCGCTGCGAGGCAAGTCCATGCGATGAGGGCGATCACTCGGATCGCAGGCGGGTCGTCGTGGAATCGTCGCATCGAAGGTGTCGCGCAAGATCACATCGGAGTGAGTACCGGCGCAATGAGAATCACGCGCATGCGCGACGCACACGAATCGGAGTGTCAACCGTCGGTTGACACTCGCTCGCGAACGACAACCGTCGGGTGACGGATCGGCACATCACGAATCGACGCGCGCTTTCGAAACACGCGAACACCGGTGACACGGTGCGAGTTCGAAGTCGCGCGCGCCGCGGCATAAAAGCTGCGGTTCATTGCCGCGGGCGACGCCGCTCGACGCGGCAAGATTGCCGGGTCACGAAGGTGGCGCGCCCGCTCACCCCGGAGGTTTCAGTCGTGCGACCTACGTTCGTTCATCCCCCTGTACGCCGTCGTCCGATGCTCACGGCCTTGCTCATCGGGGCCACACTCCTCGCAACGACTGCCATCGCCGAAGCGGTTCCCACCTTCACCAAGTACCGCATCCCGAACACCCTGAGCGCGCGTGGTTCTCGCGATCTGGAATTCCATTGGAGCAGCACCTACACCGACCTCGGAGTGACGCTGGTTCCGAACATCAACGTCGCGAACGATCTGAGCCGACTCGGAAACGAGCTCTCGGACGTCATCGGACTGAATCCGCTCGGCTATGCCAATACGGACATCCAGCTCGCCTGGGACTTCTTTCACGCGAATCGAAGTGCGCTCTACAACTGGGCGAGCCCGGGCTCCGATCCCTTTCTTCTCAATCCGGCGATTCCGAACAGCGAGCGCAATCACATCGATACCTACGTTTACATGCCGGGCTACGCCAGTGACCCGCCGTTTCCACCCAATCCAAACGGAGACTTCAGCTCGGGCAACCCCGGGATGTACCCGTCAGCGTTCACCTCGCCGGACGAGGACATCACCTCGACGGTCTATCACCAGAACGCGCTGATGATCCCGGGGCCGCGTCCGAGTCTGGTCGGCAACACCGGCCCGAACAGCTGGCCGCGGCAGCTCGGCGGAGCCGTTTCGAATTGGATCCACGAGTTTCAGCACCTCATGAACGGACAGGAGCTGGGCGGCAACCCGTATTCGGAGTTGTTCTCGGAGGCAGCTCAGGTGATGACCGGCGGCGCTTATCAGGAACTGCCGCTTCAGTTCGACGTTCCCTACACCTGGAGCCTTCTGAGGAGCAGCCACTATGCCGGCTGGCGCCAGCTGGCCGCGTACCTGGCGCTGCAGTTCAAGGGCACGAATCCATCTGCGAGGGAGGACGATCTCTGGTACCGCTGGGGAGGCGCCTCGGCCTCGTCGCGCACCTTCGGCGGACTGGTCGCCAAGCTCAGCGACGCCGAGTGCACGGACTGTGTGACCAAACCGTACTTCGTCGGGATTCCCAACGAAGAACGAGTGCGCGTGATGCTCCAGAACTTCCGGGTCGCCGCCTACGTCAACAACACCACGCTCGGCAACGGACAGTACGGATTCCCGATTCAGGGCAGCTACAACTTTGCTCCGTCGGTGGACGTCGGTGCATGGCAGAACGTGGACGGTGCGGCGAGCGACGACAACGTCGCGCTGCCGGCGCACCTCACCGCCGATCCGACCTGGCGTACGCGCGAGTACACGACCCGAGTGCACCCCGCGGTGCCAGGGCAGTACGCGTCGCGCCCCCTGGAGCTGGAACTCTATGGTGCGGAGTATTTCGTCATTCATCCGGCGGCCTCGCTCGGAACCGGGGGTGACACGCTCGTGGTTCGCGCGTCGACGGAAGGGCTCGTGCGAAGTGACTACCAGAGCATTTCGTGCGGACCGGTCGTCACCTCCGGTGGCAAGATGTATGTGTCGGTCGTCAACTACTCGGTCGACAGCAATACGCTCTACCTCACGCCCCAGCATGCGACCGGTGTTCAGACTGCGTCGGTCGAAGTGGACAGCGTCGCCAGGGACATCGAGCTGGTGGTGACCGGATTCGGCAGCACGACCAAGTCCGTCCTGGTGGTGGTCTCCCTGCTGGACGGCGCCGGAATGGGCTTTTCGAGCGATCCGTTGATGGCTTCAGGCCTGCGGTTGCCGATTCGCCTGAGCGGCGCGCTCCGCAAGGCTCCGTTCCTCGCGACCAACCCGGTGGCGCTCGCTCAGACGACCGTGGCGTGGGACGACTACCCGACGTGGTCGCCCGACGGCGCCTATGTCGCGTTCCATTCGCGAATCCCCTCATCGGCACCCTACAACCAGGTCTATCGAGTTCCGATCGGCGGCGGTGCCGCGACCGTGATCTCGGCTCAGGCCACCGGACAGTTGAGGCCCGACTGGTCGCCACGCGGAGATGCGATCGCGTGGGAGCAGGACAACGGCGCCGGGCAGACCGACATCTGGGTCGCGAATCCGCTGAACGGCAGCGGTGCACATCGACTCACCTTTCACACCGGCTTCGCCGTGAACGCGG
Encoded proteins:
- a CDS encoding T9SS type A sorting domain-containing protein, producing the protein MLTALLIGATLLATTAIAEAVPTFTKYRIPNTLSARGSRDLEFHWSSTYTDLGVTLVPNINVANDLSRLGNELSDVIGLNPLGYANTDIQLAWDFFHANRSALYNWASPGSDPFLLNPAIPNSERNHIDTYVYMPGYASDPPFPPNPNGDFSSGNPGMYPSAFTSPDEDITSTVYHQNALMIPGPRPSLVGNTGPNSWPRQLGGAVSNWIHEFQHLMNGQELGGNPYSELFSEAAQVMTGGAYQELPLQFDVPYTWSLLRSSHYAGWRQLAAYLALQFKGTNPSAREDDLWYRWGGASASSRTFGGLVAKLSDAECTDCVTKPYFVGIPNEERVRVMLQNFRVAAYVNNTTLGNGQYGFPIQGSYNFAPSVDVGAWQNVDGAASDDNVALPAHLTADPTWRTREYTTRVHPAVPGQYASRPLELELYGAEYFVIHPAASLGTGGDTLVVRASTEGLVRSDYQSISCGPVVTSGGKMYVSVVNYSVDSNTLYLTPQHATGVQTASVEVDSVARDIELVVTGFGSTTKSVLVVVSLLDGAGMGFSSDPLMASGLRLPIRLSGALRKAPFLATNPVALAQTTVAWDDYPTWSPDGAYVAFHSRIPSSAPYNQVYRVPIGGGAATVISAQATGQLRPDWSPRGDAIAWEQDNGAGQTDIWVANPLNGSGAHRLTFHTGFAVNAAFGITGQQLAYFYKSTTPNTPWELWRINLDGTADTRVAVLTSDASPGSLRWAPNGQSLYFTRNDSLYAVLATGGTAFSRTALAPGVRSFDFDRGNGPIAVETRGKYSFNFDRWCGLQFGLVDMPWSLVGTRDSTVTPGDTRHRFSAPGVAFNNPRYSFDGTRIAYSADPNTAGNRDLFYGSITYNHAPTFTNGTAADAMVPTCVQWNRTLTATDRDGETVTFSAPQLPPGASWVSGNRIRWTPSNDQIGDYYIVVRAQDASGGVDNKVMKVTIYDAGLCGQCPPEMPNCYPELRHPGTELPLAFALGASEPNPAGDGTVIRFAVPRREHVQIDVVDIQGRLVRRLVDGGFEAGYQSVRWDRKDQNSHRLGAGVYFYRMRAGAFTERRKLTLLP